One window of Chamaesiphon minutus PCC 6605 genomic DNA carries:
- the gndA gene encoding NADP-dependent phosphogluconate dehydrogenase, which translates to MSLQSFGVIGLAVMGENLALNVERNGFPIAVFNRTGAVTDKFMETRAQGKKVIATHTLQEFCAALETPRKILLMVKAGKPTDDTIDALKPFLEPGDVVIDGGNSLFTDTERRTKDLEGLGFTFIGMGVSGGEEGALNGPSMMPGGTETAYRNLEPILTKIAAQVDDGPCVTYIGKGGAGHYVKMVHNGIEYGDMQLIAEAYDLLKNVAGLDHKQLHEVFTEWNTTDELNSFLIEITADIFKYIDPETSKPLVELILDAAAQKGTGRWTVQSALELGVSIPTIIAAVNGRIMSSIKAERVEAAKVLTGPDGKFTGDPKVFVDQVRDALYCSKICSYAQGMALLSAASKAEGYNLNLSEISRIWKGGCIIRAGFLNKIKDAFKAEPDLANLLLAPEFKQTILDRQSAWREVISQAAKMGIPVPAFSASLDYFDSYRRANLPQNLTQAQRDYFGAHTYERVDKSGSFHTEWTKEG; encoded by the coding sequence ATGTCTCTACAAAGCTTTGGTGTCATTGGTTTAGCTGTCATGGGTGAAAACCTAGCCCTGAATGTCGAGCGCAATGGCTTTCCGATCGCCGTGTTCAACCGAACTGGGGCAGTAACCGATAAGTTTATGGAAACCCGCGCCCAGGGCAAAAAAGTAATTGCAACCCATACATTACAAGAATTTTGCGCCGCCCTCGAAACTCCCCGCAAAATCCTCCTCATGGTCAAGGCGGGTAAACCAACTGACGACACGATCGACGCACTCAAACCTTTTCTCGAACCAGGAGATGTCGTCATTGACGGTGGCAACTCACTCTTTACAGATACCGAGCGTCGGACCAAAGATCTCGAAGGATTGGGATTTACCTTCATTGGCATGGGTGTCAGTGGTGGTGAAGAAGGCGCGCTCAATGGCCCCAGTATGATGCCAGGAGGCACGGAAACGGCCTATCGCAATCTCGAACCCATTTTGACAAAAATTGCCGCTCAGGTGGACGATGGACCCTGTGTGACGTACATCGGTAAAGGTGGAGCCGGACACTATGTAAAAATGGTGCATAACGGCATCGAGTACGGCGACATGCAATTGATCGCCGAAGCTTACGACCTGCTCAAAAATGTTGCTGGTCTAGACCACAAACAGTTGCATGAAGTCTTTACCGAGTGGAACACCACCGACGAACTCAATTCATTTTTGATCGAAATAACTGCCGATATCTTCAAGTATATCGACCCTGAAACCAGTAAACCACTAGTCGAACTCATCCTCGATGCCGCCGCTCAAAAAGGTACCGGACGCTGGACTGTTCAAAGCGCGCTAGAACTAGGCGTATCGATTCCGACAATTATCGCTGCTGTCAACGGGCGGATTATGTCATCGATCAAAGCCGAACGCGTCGAAGCTGCCAAAGTCCTCACTGGGCCAGATGGCAAGTTTACAGGCGATCCGAAAGTTTTTGTAGACCAAGTCCGCGACGCCCTCTATTGCTCGAAAATCTGTTCCTACGCTCAAGGGATGGCTCTACTGAGTGCAGCCTCCAAAGCGGAAGGCTACAATCTCAATCTCAGCGAAATTTCGCGGATCTGGAAAGGTGGCTGTATCATTCGTGCTGGATTCCTGAATAAAATTAAGGATGCCTTCAAAGCCGAGCCAGATCTAGCCAATCTGCTGCTAGCTCCAGAATTCAAACAAACCATTCTCGATCGTCAATCCGCTTGGCGCGAAGTCATCTCTCAAGCAGCTAAAATGGGCATCCCCGTCCCTGCATTTAGCGCATCGCTCGATTACTTCGATAGCTACCGCCGCGCGAATCTCCCCCAAAACCTGACCCAGGCGCAACGCGACTACTTTGGTGCCCACACCTACGAGCGCGTCGATAAGTCAGGCTCGTTCCACACTGAGTGGACGAAGGAAGGGTAA
- a CDS encoding ferredoxin-thioredoxin reductase variable chain yields the protein MQVGDRVRVKTSVVIYHHPKHRGQAVDILHQEGTIDKIATEWKGRPISANFPLIVKFDNDKLRAHLREDELEVI from the coding sequence ATGCAAGTAGGCGATCGCGTTCGTGTCAAAACATCTGTAGTTATCTATCATCACCCCAAACATCGCGGCCAAGCTGTCGATATTCTCCACCAAGAAGGCACGATCGATAAGATTGCTACTGAATGGAAAGGTCGCCCGATCAGTGCTAATTTCCCGCTGATTGTCAAGTTCGATAATGACAAGCTTCGCGCGCACCTGCGAGAAGATGAGCTAGAAGTCATTTAA
- a CDS encoding NAD-dependent malic enzyme — protein sequence MVNLNPTSSFSISMHLEVPNRSGMLASIAQGIASVGGNISTLDITEQTRMLSQIDVTVDATSTEHGDQIVEVVKSIPEVRLTSTFDRTMQLHRGGKIRMESKIPLTRQSDLAMAYTPGVGRVCMAIAQEPERVYELTIKCNTVAIVSDGSAVLGLGNLGAAASMPVMEGKAMLFKEFAGLDAFPICLDTQDTEEIIKTVKHLAPVFGGINLEDIAAPRCFEIEARLRAELDIPVFHDDQHGTAIVTLAALLNSLKLVKKSLDTVKITINGAGAAGIAIAKLFMTAGVKHICICDSKGILSTSRTDLNPEKLEFAVEQTGTLADAMVGADVFLGVSAPGVVTPEMVKSMAKDAIVFAMANPIPEIQPELISNDVAVMATGRSDYPNQINNVLAFPGVFRGAIDCRANQITINMCLEAAKAIASLINPNELNREYIVPSVFDKRVATAVASAVQKAAREEGIAKF from the coding sequence ATGGTAAATTTAAATCCTACTTCTTCCTTTAGTATTTCCATGCACTTGGAAGTGCCCAATCGATCGGGTATGCTGGCGAGTATCGCTCAGGGTATCGCTTCAGTCGGGGGAAATATCAGCACCTTAGATATTACCGAGCAAACGCGAATGCTATCGCAGATCGATGTCACTGTAGATGCGACTAGTACCGAGCATGGCGACCAAATTGTCGAAGTAGTGAAGTCGATTCCGGAAGTAAGGCTCACGAGTACTTTCGATCGCACGATGCAACTCCATCGCGGCGGTAAAATTCGGATGGAGAGCAAGATTCCGCTTACCCGTCAGTCGGATCTAGCGATGGCATATACGCCAGGTGTCGGACGCGTCTGTATGGCGATCGCGCAAGAGCCAGAGCGCGTTTACGAGCTAACAATTAAGTGTAATACAGTCGCGATCGTCAGCGATGGTAGTGCGGTATTAGGATTGGGCAACTTAGGTGCTGCCGCTTCGATGCCTGTGATGGAAGGCAAAGCGATGTTATTTAAAGAATTCGCTGGACTCGATGCGTTCCCAATCTGTCTGGATACTCAAGACACCGAAGAAATTATCAAAACTGTCAAACATCTCGCGCCAGTATTTGGCGGTATCAATCTCGAAGATATTGCCGCACCACGTTGCTTTGAAATCGAAGCGCGATTGCGAGCAGAGTTGGATATTCCCGTATTTCATGACGACCAACATGGTACCGCGATCGTTACCCTTGCGGCTTTATTAAACTCGCTCAAATTAGTCAAAAAGTCTCTCGATACTGTCAAAATTACCATTAATGGTGCGGGTGCTGCGGGCATCGCGATCGCCAAATTATTTATGACTGCTGGTGTTAAGCATATCTGTATCTGCGACTCCAAAGGGATTCTGTCCACTAGTCGCACCGATTTAAATCCAGAGAAACTAGAATTTGCCGTCGAGCAAACCGGGACGCTCGCCGATGCGATGGTGGGTGCGGATGTCTTTTTGGGCGTCAGCGCGCCAGGAGTAGTCACGCCAGAAATGGTGAAATCGATGGCTAAGGATGCAATCGTGTTTGCAATGGCCAATCCGATTCCCGAAATTCAACCAGAATTAATTAGCAATGATGTCGCAGTAATGGCAACCGGACGTAGCGATTATCCCAACCAAATCAACAATGTCCTGGCTTTTCCCGGCGTCTTCCGAGGCGCGATCGATTGTCGTGCCAATCAGATTACCATCAACATGTGTCTAGAAGCCGCTAAAGCGATCGCTTCACTGATCAATCCTAACGAACTCAATCGCGAATACATTGTCCCCTCTGTCTTCGACAAGCGCGTCGCGACAGCAGTCGCTTCTGCGGTGCAAAAAGCCGCCAGAGAGGAAGGCATTGCGAAGTTTTAG
- a CDS encoding SDR family NAD(P)-dependent oxidoreductase has translation MKIQGKTALVTGASRGIGQAIAFELAKHGITRLLLLARNEQRLAEIAIDIVAMGVEVIPLVVDLTDRVRVNVVVSQAWRDYGQIHLLVNCAGVAHQAPFLQSKLPDVQEEIEINLLGMYTITRLIARRMVSQREGTIVNVASLMGKVAAPTMSTYSATKFAILGFTQALRGELASHNVRVISLLPSLTDTDMVRDLQLFWGVLPMSPQRVAQALIRGIERNDREIIIGWQSYLAVWGNYLVPRLVERAIQLAAPLPSRNNSWLKLGFRG, from the coding sequence GTGAAGATCCAAGGAAAAACAGCCCTCGTAACTGGGGCATCGCGAGGCATCGGCCAAGCGATCGCTTTTGAACTAGCCAAACATGGCATTACGCGACTCTTATTGTTGGCACGCAACGAACAACGACTGGCAGAAATTGCGATCGACATTGTGGCTATGGGTGTAGAGGTGATTCCCTTAGTAGTCGATCTCACAGATCGGGTCCGCGTCAATGTGGTTGTCTCTCAGGCATGGCGAGATTACGGGCAAATTCATTTACTCGTAAATTGTGCGGGTGTGGCTCATCAAGCTCCCTTTCTACAGTCGAAATTACCCGACGTCCAAGAAGAGATCGAAATCAATTTACTCGGCATGTATACCATCACCCGTCTCATCGCGCGACGAATGGTATCTCAACGCGAAGGCACAATCGTCAATGTTGCCAGTCTGATGGGTAAAGTAGCCGCACCTACGATGTCTACTTACTCGGCGACTAAATTTGCGATTCTCGGCTTTACTCAAGCCTTACGGGGCGAATTAGCCAGCCACAACGTCCGGGTCATATCACTGTTACCTAGCCTTACGGATACGGATATGGTGCGAGATCTGCAATTATTTTGGGGGGTCCTGCCGATGTCACCCCAACGCGTTGCACAGGCTCTCATCCGAGGGATCGAGCGTAACGATCGCGAAATTATCATCGGTTGGCAAAGTTATTTGGCAGTTTGGGGTAATTATCTAGTCCCTCGTTTGGTCGAACGTGCGATTCAGCTTGCAGCTCCCCTCCCCAGCCGAAATAATTCTTGGCTGAAACTGGGATTCAGAGGCTAG
- a CDS encoding GAF domain-containing protein — MFTNLISKIHDCSRAEDILHASVESVKQALNCDRALIFSLQPQSMGRVVAESVNLGFPRAFDTTIDDPCFQARHIDTYRQGKITTIENVREAKITSCYVEMLDKLAVKANLVVPLLLPDGELYGLLIVHQCSHPRAWKPEEITLAAQMAMQIGWALDNAVRWSECQRIQSSIDRQHDYNDLLTVASQKIHQGTTRAEVLQIATTQAQTILKADRAIVYAFDRPNTGRVIAESTLPALAPIRGITIEDPCFEPDYIDKYQHGGVMSIDNIHQAGIREYFVDNLVKIAVKASMSVPIVGSQNELFGLLVVHQCFDYRSWHDVEVDLLRNMAIQTGLAFTKAHFQEEITVMKSSLKRAGLVKETITNADTQIQHVKESLTSSVQTLDEAKHLMRLLSHEVVSLTQKFSSEDINLIRIIAKKLQSNTESATMGTLSLQSNIAELETAIDSAVKVYKSRKYN, encoded by the coding sequence ATGTTTACCAATCTCATCTCTAAAATCCACGATTGTTCGCGAGCAGAGGATATTCTCCACGCCAGTGTCGAAAGCGTCAAACAAGCACTCAACTGCGATCGAGCATTAATCTTTAGTTTACAGCCGCAGAGTATGGGGAGGGTAGTCGCCGAATCGGTGAATCTAGGGTTTCCACGAGCGTTTGACACGACAATCGACGATCCTTGTTTTCAAGCACGACATATCGATACCTATCGTCAGGGCAAAATTACCACGATCGAAAATGTCCGCGAAGCTAAGATTACATCTTGTTATGTCGAGATGCTAGACAAACTAGCCGTTAAAGCTAACTTAGTAGTGCCATTATTGTTACCAGATGGTGAGCTATATGGCTTATTAATCGTGCATCAATGCTCCCATCCCCGAGCGTGGAAACCAGAAGAAATTACCCTCGCTGCACAGATGGCTATGCAAATAGGTTGGGCATTAGATAATGCAGTGAGATGGTCGGAGTGCCAACGCATCCAATCATCGATCGATCGACAACACGATTACAACGATTTACTAACAGTCGCTAGCCAAAAAATTCATCAGGGGACGACTCGTGCGGAAGTATTGCAAATTGCCACTACTCAAGCTCAAACTATCTTAAAAGCCGATCGGGCAATTGTCTACGCATTCGATCGACCGAATACAGGTAGAGTGATTGCCGAATCGACATTACCTGCATTAGCACCAATTAGGGGCATTACGATCGAAGATCCCTGTTTTGAACCAGATTATATCGATAAATATCAACATGGTGGTGTCATGTCGATCGACAATATCCATCAAGCTGGCATCAGAGAATATTTTGTCGATAACTTAGTCAAAATTGCAGTCAAAGCCAGCATGTCAGTCCCAATTGTCGGCAGTCAGAATGAGTTATTTGGATTGCTGGTAGTGCATCAATGTTTTGACTATCGTAGCTGGCATGATGTAGAAGTAGATTTGCTGAGAAATATGGCCATTCAAACTGGTCTAGCTTTTACAAAAGCCCATTTTCAAGAAGAAATCACAGTAATGAAATCTTCGCTCAAGCGTGCTGGTTTAGTTAAAGAAACCATCACTAATGCCGATACTCAAATCCAGCACGTCAAAGAGTCACTTACCTCCTCCGTTCAAACTTTGGACGAAGCCAAACATCTGATGCGATTGCTCAGTCATGAAGTAGTTTCTCTCACTCAAAAGTTTTCGAGCGAAGATATCAATCTGATCCGAATTATTGCCAAGAAATTGCAAAGTAATACCGAATCAGCCACAATGGGTACGCTATCTTTGCAATCTAACATCGCCGAACTAGAAACCGCGATCGATTCAGCAGTTAAGGTCTATAAATCGCGGAAATATAATTAG
- a CDS encoding DUF362 domain-containing protein, whose product MPTVSLIRATSYETDRLRESVEAVLAPLGGIGTFVKPGDRVLLKPNLLTGARPTKECVTRPELVRCVAELVIAAGGKPFFGDSPAFGSAMGVAKSNGYLPMMAELDLPVVEFHGKRYETASENFNHLLLSKEAIEADVVINLPKVKSHVQLTMTLGVKNLFGCVPGKMKAWWHMEAGKSAERFGEMLVETARAISPNLTIIDGIIGHEGNGPSGGEPKLLGVLGASTDVFALDVAMLEVLNVDAHLVPTAAAAQRLGLAPSLESIEFPLLRPVDVSCTDWKLPEALVPIDFALPRVIKSTFRHLYIRLIKEPMAAYRN is encoded by the coding sequence ATGCCCACCGTCAGCCTAATTCGGGCCACATCCTACGAAACCGATCGACTCCGCGAGTCAGTAGAAGCCGTCTTAGCACCACTAGGTGGGATTGGTACTTTCGTCAAACCGGGAGATCGCGTCTTACTCAAGCCAAACCTTTTGACTGGAGCGCGTCCGACCAAAGAATGCGTCACGCGTCCCGAATTAGTTAGATGCGTCGCCGAACTGGTAATTGCAGCAGGTGGCAAGCCCTTTTTTGGCGATAGTCCCGCTTTTGGGAGTGCGATGGGCGTTGCCAAATCTAACGGTTATTTACCGATGATGGCCGAGTTAGATCTGCCTGTGGTCGAATTTCATGGCAAACGCTACGAGACAGCCAGCGAAAATTTCAATCATTTATTACTTAGCAAAGAAGCGATCGAAGCTGATGTAGTCATCAACTTACCCAAAGTCAAATCTCACGTCCAATTGACGATGACGCTGGGTGTCAAAAATCTCTTCGGTTGCGTTCCTGGCAAAATGAAAGCCTGGTGGCACATGGAAGCAGGTAAAAGTGCAGAACGTTTTGGCGAAATGCTCGTCGAAACCGCACGCGCAATTAGCCCAAATTTGACCATTATCGATGGTATTATCGGCCACGAGGGAAATGGCCCCAGCGGCGGCGAACCAAAGTTATTGGGCGTTCTGGGTGCTTCTACGGACGTATTTGCTTTAGATGTGGCAATGCTAGAAGTGTTGAATGTCGATGCACATCTAGTCCCGACAGCGGCTGCGGCACAACGATTGGGATTAGCTCCCTCTTTAGAATCAATCGAGTTTCCGCTCCTGCGTCCAGTAGATGTAAGCTGCACCGATTGGAAGTTACCCGAAGCTCTAGTACCGATCGATTTTGCCCTCCCGCGAGTGATTAAATCCACCTTCCGCCATCTCTATATCCGCTTGATTAAGGAGCCAATGGCGGCGTATCGGAATTAG
- a CDS encoding alpha/beta fold hydrolase codes for MTSIATPTANSTWMWRGHQINYRAAGSTGTAVLLIHGFGASVGHWRKNIPVLAEYCRCYAIDLIGFGASAKPQAGTDVEYTFETWGELVIDFCREVIGMPTVLIGNSIGCIVALQAAVTAPEVISGVALLNCSLRLLHDRKRTEMPWYRRWGTPVLQSILTIPAIGHFFFDRLAQRQVVRKILLQAYHRPEAVTDELIDILMAPAADPGAADVFLKFTAYSWGPLPEDLLPQLTCPAIAIWGAADPWEPIALGRELMNVPSIDEFFEIPAVGHCPQDEAPELVNPILTNWIASL; via the coding sequence ATGACTTCGATCGCTACACCGACGGCAAATTCTACTTGGATGTGGCGCGGACATCAGATTAACTATCGGGCTGCCGGATCGACCGGAACAGCCGTATTGCTAATTCATGGATTTGGGGCTTCGGTCGGGCACTGGCGTAAGAATATTCCCGTACTGGCAGAATATTGTCGGTGCTATGCGATCGATCTGATTGGATTCGGAGCTTCTGCCAAGCCTCAAGCCGGGACAGACGTTGAATATACTTTTGAAACTTGGGGCGAGCTAGTTATCGATTTTTGTCGCGAAGTAATTGGTATGCCGACGGTCTTAATCGGTAACTCGATCGGCTGTATCGTCGCGCTCCAAGCTGCGGTGACCGCTCCAGAAGTCATCAGTGGCGTGGCCTTACTCAATTGTTCGTTACGCTTATTACACGATCGCAAGCGTACCGAAATGCCCTGGTATCGACGTTGGGGTACACCAGTCCTCCAGTCTATCCTCACTATACCAGCAATCGGCCATTTCTTTTTCGATCGACTCGCCCAACGCCAAGTCGTCCGCAAAATTCTTCTGCAAGCTTATCATCGACCCGAAGCGGTAACCGATGAATTAATCGATATCTTAATGGCTCCAGCCGCAGATCCTGGCGCGGCAGATGTATTTCTCAAATTTACCGCTTATTCCTGGGGGCCATTACCCGAAGATTTACTGCCACAGCTAACTTGTCCGGCGATCGCGATTTGGGGTGCGGCAGATCCGTGGGAACCAATCGCATTGGGTCGCGAATTGATGAATGTACCCTCGATCGATGAATTTTTTGAAATCCCCGCTGTCGGCCATTGTCCTCAAGATGAAGCCCCCGAATTAGTCAATCCGATTCTGACAAACTGGATTGCTAGTTTATAG
- a CDS encoding S-(hydroxymethyl)glutathione dehydrogenase/class III alcohol dehydrogenase: protein MQVKAAVAFQAGKPLEITTVDLAPPQAGEVLVEIKATGVCHTDAYTLSGADPEGLFPAILGHEGAGVVVEVGSGVTTLKAGDRVIPLYVPECRNCDYCLSGKTNLCQAIRLTQGRGVMPDGSSRFSYQGEMLHHYMGTSTFANYTVVPEIALAKIRPDAPFEKVCLIGCGVTTGIGAVINTAKVEVGANVVVFGLGGVGLNVIQAARMVGANQIVGIDINPAKRALAEKLGMTHFVNPQEVEGDLVAYLVDLTKGGADYSFECTGNVKLMRQALECCHKGWGVSVVVGVAGAGQEISTRPFQLVTGRVWKGTAFGGAKGRTDVPKIVDWYMEGKINIDDLVSNVMPIDRVNDAFDAMRRGEVIRSILTF, encoded by the coding sequence ATGCAAGTAAAAGCCGCCGTCGCCTTCCAAGCAGGTAAACCCCTAGAAATTACCACCGTCGATTTAGCACCGCCGCAAGCGGGAGAAGTCCTCGTTGAAATTAAAGCCACAGGAGTCTGTCATACCGATGCTTATACCTTGTCGGGAGCCGATCCAGAAGGCTTATTTCCGGCAATTTTAGGTCATGAAGGTGCGGGGGTTGTCGTCGAGGTTGGATCGGGCGTGACGACGCTCAAAGCAGGCGATCGAGTGATTCCTTTATACGTGCCAGAGTGCCGAAATTGCGATTATTGTCTCAGCGGCAAAACCAACCTCTGTCAAGCGATTCGGCTTACTCAAGGACGTGGTGTCATGCCCGACGGGAGCAGTCGCTTTTCCTATCAGGGGGAGATGTTGCACCACTATATGGGGACTTCTACTTTTGCTAATTATACAGTCGTGCCCGAAATTGCACTCGCGAAAATTCGTCCCGATGCCCCATTTGAAAAGGTATGTCTGATCGGCTGTGGCGTGACCACTGGTATTGGTGCGGTGATTAATACGGCCAAAGTCGAAGTCGGTGCAAATGTCGTGGTGTTCGGTTTGGGTGGCGTGGGTTTGAATGTGATTCAAGCTGCAAGAATGGTTGGCGCAAACCAGATTGTCGGCATCGATATCAATCCAGCCAAACGCGCTCTGGCCGAAAAATTGGGGATGACTCACTTTGTCAATCCCCAAGAGGTTGAGGGCGACTTGGTCGCCTATTTGGTAGATCTGACCAAAGGCGGTGCTGACTACAGCTTTGAATGTACGGGAAATGTCAAATTAATGCGTCAAGCTCTCGAATGCTGTCACAAAGGTTGGGGCGTGAGCGTGGTTGTCGGCGTCGCTGGAGCAGGGCAAGAAATCAGCACCAGACCCTTTCAATTAGTTACAGGTCGTGTCTGGAAGGGTACGGCGTTTGGGGGTGCCAAAGGGCGGACGGATGTCCCCAAAATCGTCGATTGGTATATGGAGGGTAAGATTAATATCGACGATTTGGTAAGTAATGTGATGCCGATCGATCGCGTCAATGATGCCTTTGATGCCATGCGTCGCGGTGAAGTAATTCGATCGATCCTGACGTTTTAA
- a CDS encoding Crp/Fnr family transcriptional regulator, which yields MDNRHYNVQTPTQISLQEAMASVPFLSELPAAAVAPVLAHAAIRNHPANQTILLENDWGGSVYFVLNGWLKIRTYNADGREITLNIVGRGEIVGEMAALEQVPRSTDVLSLTPATIVNIPAEDFVRLLKTEPLAGMRLAQLMARRLRQVNRRLRLRESNSASRVADTLLFLVEGQGKTVSTGMEIPNLPHRELSSMSGLARETVTRVLTKMEAAGLIARNQDILLIPDVSALEASIV from the coding sequence ATGGACAATCGACATTACAACGTTCAAACTCCAACGCAGATCTCCCTTCAAGAGGCGATGGCTTCAGTACCTTTTCTGAGTGAATTGCCAGCCGCAGCGGTAGCACCAGTGCTAGCTCATGCCGCCATTCGCAATCATCCCGCCAATCAGACGATCTTACTGGAAAATGATTGGGGTGGCTCGGTTTACTTTGTCCTGAACGGTTGGCTCAAAATCCGCACCTACAATGCTGATGGCCGCGAAATCACCCTAAATATCGTCGGTAGAGGCGAAATCGTTGGCGAAATGGCCGCATTAGAACAAGTACCGCGTTCTACTGACGTCTTGAGCCTGACTCCTGCCACGATCGTTAATATCCCGGCTGAAGATTTTGTCCGCCTGCTTAAGACAGAGCCGCTAGCGGGAATGCGCTTAGCGCAACTTATGGCCAGACGCTTGCGCCAAGTCAATCGTCGCTTGCGCTTGCGAGAATCGAACAGTGCCTCTAGAGTTGCCGATACGCTCCTGTTTTTAGTTGAAGGACAGGGTAAAACCGTCTCTACAGGGATGGAAATTCCTAATTTGCCACATCGCGAACTCAGTAGTATGAGCGGTTTGGCCAGAGAAACCGTCACCCGCGTGCTAACCAAAATGGAAGCAGCCGGACTGATTGCCCGCAACCAGGATATCCTCTTAATTCCAGATGTATCGGCATTGGAAGCCAGTATCGTCTAG
- the pgsA gene encoding CDP-diacylglycerol--glycerol-3-phosphate 3-phosphatidyltransferase, whose amino-acid sequence MNLPNSITLSRLLGLPVVVYCLYSDRLTWRWIGLGVFLVAALTDWLDGYLARKLDLVTDLGKFLDPLVDKLLILIPLLVLIELHRVPAIGVCLILTRELTIAGWRVGQTQISGANIWGKLKTISQIVAIAIIITPLSAADLPWHVDNWHLYGLIAFWLSVALTLVSGAIYLIPAPTPSRPGS is encoded by the coding sequence ATGAATTTGCCAAATTCGATTACACTCTCGCGGCTGCTGGGTTTGCCTGTAGTCGTTTATTGTCTTTATAGCGATCGTCTCACCTGGCGGTGGATTGGGTTGGGAGTATTTTTGGTAGCTGCTTTAACTGATTGGCTCGATGGCTATCTGGCGCGGAAGCTAGATTTAGTCACCGATTTGGGCAAATTTCTCGATCCGTTGGTGGACAAGTTACTGATTTTGATTCCGCTGTTAGTCTTAATCGAGTTACATCGGGTACCTGCTATCGGTGTCTGTTTAATTCTGACCAGAGAATTGACGATCGCGGGTTGGCGAGTGGGTCAAACGCAAATTAGCGGTGCGAATATCTGGGGTAAGCTCAAAACTATCTCTCAGATTGTAGCGATCGCGATAATAATTACGCCCTTATCGGCTGCGGATCTGCCCTGGCACGTCGATAATTGGCATCTGTATGGTTTAATTGCTTTTTGGCTCTCGGTCGCTTTGACGCTCGTTTCTGGCGCAATCTATTTGATCCCCGCACCAACTCCGTCTCGACCTGGATCGTAG
- the aroQ gene encoding type II 3-dehydroquinate dehydratase translates to MSSVGEIESLGKRALINLSVLVLHGPNLNLLGLREPQIYGASTLSQIDDRLLELGLSLGTKVECLQSNHEGALVDAIHAARSRHQGIVINAGAYTHTSIAIRDALAGVQIPAVEVHLSNIHQRESFRHHSYLAAIVVGQISGFGPHSYELGLRAIVAHLQKSASID, encoded by the coding sequence ATGTCAAGCGTTGGTGAAATTGAGTCACTAGGAAAGCGCGCTCTTATTAATTTGAGCGTGCTAGTCCTGCATGGGCCAAATTTAAACCTCCTTGGGCTGCGAGAGCCACAGATCTATGGTGCGTCAACACTGTCTCAAATCGACGATCGACTACTAGAACTCGGTCTGTCGCTAGGGACTAAAGTCGAGTGTTTGCAATCAAATCATGAAGGTGCGCTAGTAGATGCCATCCATGCAGCAAGATCGCGACACCAAGGGATTGTCATTAATGCTGGGGCTTATACACATACAAGCATTGCCATCCGCGACGCGCTCGCGGGGGTGCAAATTCCGGCGGTAGAAGTTCATTTGAGTAACATTCATCAGCGCGAGTCATTTCGCCACCATTCCTACCTAGCAGCAATTGTTGTCGGTCAAATTAGCGGGTTTGGCCCTCATAGCTACGAACTAGGTTTGCGCGCGATCGTCGCTCATCTTCAGAAATCGGCGTCGATCGATTGA